From one Planifilum fulgidum genomic stretch:
- a CDS encoding B3/B4 domain-containing protein, producing the protein MVNLDSELRSQLPNLQLIVIRYEGCTVSRSPHPFRGRFELFLEHLRIEHSMEKIGGLQPIREWREAFRRLGSSPSRYRPSAEALLRRVLKGDTLPEVNSAVDVNNFFSLKYLLPFGIYDADALKGTITATVGKAGDGYPALNGREVSMENKLLLRDESGPFGSPYVDSARAAVTEKSSRLLQVIFHLNTIEGEDPERIAGTVASSFTQINGGTAESAVIS; encoded by the coding sequence ATGGTAAACCTTGACTCCGAACTCCGCTCACAACTTCCCAACCTGCAACTGATCGTCATCCGGTACGAAGGATGCACCGTCAGCCGTTCCCCCCACCCCTTCCGCGGACGGTTCGAGCTGTTTCTGGAGCATCTCCGGATCGAACACAGCATGGAAAAGATAGGAGGTCTCCAGCCGATCCGCGAATGGAGGGAAGCGTTTCGGCGGCTGGGCTCCTCCCCTTCCCGTTACCGTCCCTCGGCGGAAGCCTTGCTTCGTCGGGTGCTGAAGGGGGACACCCTCCCCGAGGTGAACAGCGCCGTCGATGTGAACAACTTTTTCTCCCTGAAATATCTATTGCCTTTCGGAATATACGACGCCGACGCCCTCAAGGGAACCATCACGGCGACCGTCGGAAAGGCGGGTGACGGTTATCCTGCGCTGAACGGCCGGGAGGTGTCGATGGAAAACAAACTGCTCCTCCGGGACGAATCAGGCCCCTTCGGCAGTCCCTACGTGGATTCGGCCCGCGCCGCCGTGACGGAAAAATCCTCCCGCTTGCTGCAGGTGATCTTCCACCTGAACACCATCGAAGGGGAAGATCCGGAGCGGATCGCAGGCACCGTCGCCTCTTCCTTCACCCAGATCAACGGGGGAACCGCGGAGTCGGCGGTGATCTCCTGA
- a CDS encoding alpha/beta fold hydrolase, which produces MSNRKGKARPLSCCTARRWTIVCGTKPSRFCAHTVRYDLRGAGRSGDGEGPFAHHDDLCVLLEALGVDRAFLLGISVGGKIAIDYALRYPDTVRSLVLINPGVSGYRWSDQFLAQEGDLRRLSDQGLSDLAWERFLQTWVEGPFR; this is translated from the coding sequence ATGTCCAATCGGAAGGGGAAGGCTCGACCGTTGTCTTGTTGCACGGCACGCCGCTGGACCATCGTATGTGGAACGAAACCTTCGCGGTTTTGCGCCCACACCGTCCGTTATGACTTGCGCGGTGCAGGGCGTTCCGGAGACGGTGAAGGCCCGTTCGCGCATCACGACGACTTATGCGTACTTCTCGAGGCATTGGGAGTGGACCGCGCATTCCTCCTCGGGATCTCGGTCGGCGGCAAAATCGCGATCGATTACGCCTTGCGGTATCCGGATACGGTGCGGAGCTTGGTGTTGATCAACCCGGGAGTGAGCGGCTATCGTTGGTCGGATCAATTTCTTGCGCAAGAGGGGGATCTTAGGCGGCTGTCGGATCAGGGGTTATCGGATTTGGCGTGGGAGCGGTTTCTGCAAACCTGGGTGGAAGGTCCCTTCCGGTGA
- a CDS encoding HAD family hydrolase: MLAYPFLVSDIDGTLLNNQKEIPPQIRHEVARFRQAGGLFTLATGRNFTETERFIRELNIELPVILCNGALIYNPATRELMPLAHLSDDLVREIVRNMPRLSRRIDFFVYTSHHIYTTHIGPLSSEGLQNEEPKLKVIPSFEVLLNQNWVKIAAVSDEEGIGELRRWLDETKIPFTFVQSSDHYYEILPPGVSKGAALQRVADQLNLSPKQAAAIGDHLNDLPMFQTVGLSAAVSNAHPEVLHAADVIVPSNEEFGLSHFIQNHLFRTPRQAAR, from the coding sequence ATGTTGGCATATCCCTTTCTCGTTTCCGACATCGACGGAACTCTCCTTAACAATCAGAAAGAGATTCCCCCTCAGATCCGGCATGAGGTTGCCCGCTTTCGCCAGGCAGGCGGGCTGTTCACACTGGCCACCGGCCGCAATTTTACCGAAACCGAGCGCTTCATCCGGGAACTGAATATCGAACTTCCGGTCATTTTATGCAATGGTGCCCTGATATACAACCCCGCCACCCGGGAACTGATGCCGCTGGCCCATCTGAGCGACGACCTGGTCCGGGAAATCGTGAGAAACATGCCCCGTCTGAGCCGCCGAATCGATTTCTTTGTCTATACCTCCCACCACATCTACACGACCCACATCGGCCCCCTGTCCTCCGAGGGACTTCAAAACGAAGAGCCGAAGTTAAAAGTGATCCCTTCCTTCGAAGTCCTGCTCAACCAGAATTGGGTGAAAATCGCCGCCGTCTCCGACGAAGAGGGGATTGGTGAACTGCGCCGCTGGTTGGACGAGACAAAAATTCCCTTCACCTTCGTCCAATCCTCCGATCACTACTATGAAATCCTTCCTCCGGGCGTTTCCAAAGGAGCCGCCCTCCAGCGGGTGGCCGATCAGTTGAACCTTTCGCCCAAACAAGCCGCGGCAATCGGTGACCACCTGAACGATCTGCCCATGTTCCAAACCGTCGGATTGTCCGCCGCCGTCTCCAACGCCCACCCCGAAGTCCTTCATGCCGCCGACGTGATCGTTCCGTCCAACGAGGAATTCGGCCTGTCCCACTTCATTCAGAACCATCTGTTCCGCACTCCGCGCCAAGCGGCCCGGTAA
- a CDS encoding alpha/beta fold hydrolase: MLARFVASFIPQAELVTITGTGHLPPLEQPDVFHTHLLRFLKRHAEV; encoded by the coding sequence GTGCTTGCCCGATTTGTCGCGTCATTCATCCCGCAGGCCGAGTTGGTCACCATCACGGGAACGGGGCACCTTCCTCCCTTGGAGCAGCCGGACGTTTTTCACACCCATTTGCTCCGATTTTTGAAGCGGCATGCGGAGGTATGA
- a CDS encoding thermonuclease family protein: MKVLQKDFLKDHPTGIAYFRANSAREPKDVEEAEFVSHIDGDSVKLRINGKVETVQFLLVDTPETQHPEWGTQPLGEEASEYSKKILSEADRITLEYDVEKRDKYGRVLAYVYTNGQNAQEELLEKASPGGICLCVSPAFGSLPGSGAIRKGQ, encoded by the coding sequence ATGAAGGTTCTTCAGAAGGATTTCCTCAAGGACCACCCAACAGGTATTGCGTACTTTCGTGCAAATTCGGCCAGGGAACCCAAGGATGTAGAAGAGGCGGAGTTTGTGAGTCATATTGACGGGGACTCCGTAAAATTGCGTATTAACGGCAAGGTAGAGACAGTACAGTTCCTTCTTGTAGACACTCCAGAGACACAGCATCCTGAATGGGGTACCCAGCCTCTCGGGGAAGAGGCCAGTGAGTACTCCAAAAAGATATTGAGTGAAGCCGACCGGATCACGCTGGAGTATGACGTGGAGAAAAGGGATAAGTACGGTCGGGTTTTAGCCTATGTTTACACAAACGGCCAGAACGCGCAGGAAGAGCTATTGGAAAAAGCCTCGCCGGGTGGGATATGTCTATGCGTCTCACCGGCATTTGGAAGCCTTCCGGGAAGCGGAGCGATTCGCAAAGGACAATAA
- a CDS encoding slipin family protein: MVRICDDERGLLFKGGNYVKHLKPGKYFYPFGLYSVVRMKVDEPFSVPGKPIQLFLKDEELLKELTVVDVKDHELAIHYRDGKFAGVYTSGTYAFWNAFYEHRFLLVDTRNPEVGPEIDRSLFDKEEMWGHFQAFQIALNECGILYYDGVFQKKLEPGKYYFWKGPKTVEVQRVDLRQQQLEVAGQELMTADKVTLRLNFFCHYKVVDPLKVLEFNSFEDQIYIYLQLVLREYVGTLKLDELLNRKKEIGSFVLQKLEEKSRDFGVQFVAAGVKDIILPGDIKEILNTVLLAEKQAQANIITRREETASTRSLLNTAKLMDQNPTLYRLKELEYLERICEKVSNITLMGGGDLLEQLSALLTQRPRPSGKGKNPET; the protein is encoded by the coding sequence ATGGTTCGGATTTGCGATGACGAAAGGGGCCTCCTGTTCAAGGGGGGCAATTATGTAAAACATCTGAAGCCAGGCAAGTATTTCTATCCTTTCGGGCTCTACTCCGTCGTCCGGATGAAAGTGGACGAGCCCTTTTCGGTACCCGGCAAGCCCATCCAGCTGTTCTTGAAGGATGAGGAATTGTTGAAGGAACTGACGGTCGTCGACGTGAAGGACCATGAATTGGCCATCCACTACCGGGACGGCAAGTTTGCCGGCGTCTACACGTCGGGAACCTATGCCTTCTGGAACGCCTTCTACGAGCACCGGTTCCTCCTCGTGGACACGAGGAATCCGGAGGTGGGGCCGGAGATCGACCGTTCCCTCTTCGACAAAGAGGAGATGTGGGGCCATTTCCAAGCGTTTCAGATCGCCCTCAACGAGTGCGGCATCCTGTATTACGACGGTGTTTTTCAAAAGAAGCTGGAGCCCGGAAAATACTATTTTTGGAAGGGGCCCAAAACGGTGGAGGTCCAAAGGGTGGACCTGCGCCAGCAGCAGCTGGAAGTGGCCGGCCAGGAACTGATGACGGCGGATAAGGTGACCCTCCGCCTCAATTTCTTCTGCCACTACAAGGTTGTCGATCCGTTGAAAGTGTTGGAGTTCAATTCCTTCGAGGATCAGATTTACATCTATCTCCAGCTGGTGCTCAGGGAGTACGTCGGCACCCTCAAATTGGACGAGCTGCTCAACCGGAAAAAGGAGATCGGCAGTTTCGTGCTGCAGAAACTGGAAGAAAAAAGCCGGGATTTCGGCGTGCAATTTGTCGCCGCAGGGGTGAAGGACATCATCCTGCCCGGCGATATCAAGGAGATTCTCAATACCGTCCTCCTGGCGGAAAAACAGGCCCAGGCCAACATCATCACCCGCCGGGAAGAGACCGCATCCACGCGCAGCCTGCTCAACACCGCCAAATTGATGGATCAGAATCCCACCCTGTACCGGCTGAAGGAATTGGAATACCTGGAGAGAATATGCGAAAAGGTGAGCAACATCACCCTGATGGGCGGAGGGGATCTGCTGGAGCAGCTGAGCGCCCTTCTCACCCAACGTCCCCGACCGTCCGGCAAAGGCAAAAACCCGGAAACCTGA
- a CDS encoding GNAT family N-acetyltransferase, with protein MIVRKALPADASGIARVHVDSWRTTYRGIIPDSVLDNLSVEKRENHWKQDLRQGKNWTFVAENTEGEIVGFACSGPERTQAYGYDGELYAIYLLREYQRQGIGRRLARSAAQALVANGFRSLLVWVLAENPSRRFYEALGGEKVAEKPVTIGEATLREIAYGWKNLGVLIDQK; from the coding sequence GTGATTGTGAGAAAGGCCTTACCCGCCGACGCCTCCGGCATCGCCCGGGTTCACGTGGACAGCTGGCGAACCACTTACCGGGGAATCATTCCCGACAGCGTTTTGGACAACCTGTCCGTCGAAAAGAGAGAAAACCACTGGAAGCAGGACCTTCGGCAAGGGAAAAACTGGACTTTCGTGGCGGAAAACACCGAAGGCGAAATCGTCGGCTTTGCCTGCAGCGGCCCCGAGCGGACCCAAGCGTACGGTTACGACGGGGAATTGTACGCCATCTACCTTTTGCGGGAATATCAGCGGCAGGGAATCGGCCGCCGCCTCGCCCGGTCGGCGGCTCAGGCGCTTGTGGCCAACGGATTCCGCTCCCTCCTCGTCTGGGTGCTGGCGGAAAACCCCTCCCGCCGCTTCTACGAAGCCCTCGGCGGTGAAAAGGTGGCGGAAAAGCCCGTCACCATCGGGGAAGCCACATTGCGGGAAATCGCCTACGGATGGAAAAACCTCGGAGTGTTGATCGATCAAAAATAA
- a CDS encoding helix-turn-helix domain-containing protein yields MIFVRDLTTKEGNQLRHIIRKGSHPVKVRRAMVILASAQKMTVPNIARLYHLSEDHVRRLIHRFNKEGMKSLHPRYGGGRPRTFTPEQRA; encoded by the coding sequence ATGATTTTCGTTCGTGACTTGACCACCAAGGAAGGCAATCAATTAAGACATATCATTCGAAAAGGATCCCATCCGGTGAAAGTCCGGCGGGCAATGGTTATTCTGGCATCCGCCCAAAAGATGACCGTCCCAAACATCGCCCGACTGTATCACCTATCCGAGGATCACGTTCGACGGTTGATTCACCGGTTTAATAAGGAAGGGATGAAATCGCTTCACCCCCGTTATGGAGGCGGCCGCCCGCGAACTTTTACGCCGGAACAACGTGC
- a CDS encoding uracil-DNA glycosylase, giving the protein MTLEELKEKYAGCTRCPLHERRTRFVFGEGNPRSPLMFVGEGPGADEDRMGRPFVGRAGQLLNKMLEAAEIPREEVYITNIVKCRPPGNRTPTMEEMQTCIVILREQFKVIRPKLIVTLGSAPTRAILDPKARITRVRGQWFERKGVRIMPTFHPAYLLRNPASKKEAWIDFQAIRDAYREVLAEQERSGEILT; this is encoded by the coding sequence ATGACGCTGGAAGAGCTGAAGGAAAAGTACGCCGGTTGTACCCGTTGTCCGCTGCACGAGCGGCGGACCCGTTTCGTTTTCGGAGAGGGAAATCCCCGCTCCCCGCTGATGTTCGTGGGAGAGGGGCCGGGGGCCGACGAGGATCGGATGGGCCGCCCCTTCGTCGGCCGCGCGGGGCAATTGCTGAACAAGATGCTGGAGGCGGCGGAGATCCCCCGGGAGGAGGTTTATATCACCAATATCGTCAAGTGCCGGCCGCCGGGGAACCGGACTCCCACGATGGAGGAGATGCAGACGTGCATCGTCATCCTCCGGGAGCAGTTTAAAGTGATCCGACCGAAGCTGATCGTCACCCTGGGTTCCGCGCCGACGCGGGCGATCCTCGATCCGAAGGCGCGGATCACCCGGGTTCGGGGACAGTGGTTTGAGCGGAAAGGGGTGCGGATCATGCCGACCTTCCATCCGGCTTATCTCCTGCGCAACCCGGCCAGCAAAAAGGAGGCCTGGATCGACTTCCAGGCGATCCGCGACGCCTACCGGGAAGTGCTGGCGGAGCAGGAGCGGTCGGGAGAGATCCTTACATAG
- a CDS encoding S16 family serine protease translates to MYRIEVAVGPGSGVRILNHPQPPAFRESVKVGEQNLYARAKELVGDRDPRSHEFSIQLRAMDADKSGAGLGLPVLVAMVGALLERNTRGGTIIVGPLNLGGSIEMLPNPVAIAELAVDKKATTLLMPISARRALNDLPDELWTKISIEFYSDPTDAVFKGLIE, encoded by the coding sequence TTGTATCGGATTGAAGTGGCCGTGGGGCCTGGCAGCGGGGTGCGTATCTTAAATCACCCGCAACCACCTGCGTTTCGTGAAAGTGTCAAAGTTGGAGAACAAAATCTCTACGCTCGTGCGAAAGAACTTGTTGGTGATCGGGATCCGCGAAGCCATGAGTTCTCCATTCAACTTCGGGCAATGGATGCCGACAAGAGCGGAGCAGGTTTGGGTTTGCCCGTCTTGGTGGCTATGGTTGGAGCTCTTCTCGAAAGAAATACCCGTGGTGGAACCATTATAGTCGGTCCACTTAATCTGGGAGGTTCGATAGAGATGCTCCCCAACCCCGTGGCTATTGCTGAGCTCGCCGTAGATAAAAAGGCTACTACTTTACTCATGCCGATCTCCGCTCGCCGTGCACTTAACGACCTCCCCGATGAACTTTGGACGAAAATCAGCATTGAGTTTTACAGTGACCCGACTGATGCCGTTTTCAAGGGATTGATTGAATAA
- a CDS encoding DUF5655 domain-containing protein — MTETLAELSGPLRDLYEELRSYLLALGDDVQEKVLKYYVAFKRIKNFACVEVHPAKRVITLFLKVNPDEVELRPGFTRGVRQIGNYGTGDLEVTLRSREDLDRAKNMIQRSYEAS; from the coding sequence ATCACCGAAACCCTCGCGGAGCTTTCCGGGCCGTTACGCGATCTATATGAAGAGCTACGCTCCTATCTTCTGGCGCTCGGCGATGATGTACAGGAGAAAGTTCTCAAGTACTATGTAGCCTTCAAGCGTATCAAGAATTTTGCCTGTGTAGAGGTCCACCCTGCCAAGAGGGTCATCACGTTGTTTCTCAAAGTTAATCCGGACGAAGTTGAACTAAGGCCCGGCTTTACCCGCGGTGTGAGGCAGATAGGCAATTACGGAACCGGAGATCTCGAGGTAACGCTGCGGAGCCGCGAAGACCTTGATCGAGCGAAAAATATGATCCAGAGAAGTTATGAAGCGAGTTAA
- the pglZ gene encoding BREX-1 system phosphatase PglZ type B, whose amino-acid sequence MQKVASVTLLDELVASLRACDTTPDGMVRPAAILWTDPKRQWLPLKAMLLDCLPELIVLGDYDPAHRTGPAIWIRCVVDRTLEDPKIPEDRVPIVYLPGVARQDLRTGEDCPIELRPLVELMFRGTLWLQRGGHDWTVTAFLTSPHGLALDLARDQDTLDALERALREVAQTPVDQLRGRRLEAEDFDKLLSTDVIRDLLRWMSDPKTTKERMGTERWEAFRNQCRAQFDFDPEKDGEITAGERLGLREGPWKEVWERFEESPQVFPGIPDLLRRSQPDELLFERAPWPNLNDQDEEGVRIELAGLKNLSHTEACTKVLELEQKHAERRRWVWARLGLSPMAAVLEPLARLARVARSALGGSTPDEIANAYVEGAWEADAASWEAVTLAPIADEALIKNTVRILLEPWLDESARAFQRAVEMHSFPGKGKQESVAGEPSMCLLFVDGLRYDVGRKLAERLEAKGCRVQVRWRWAALPTVTATAKPAVTPVAGDIVGDELPEDFTPRFSESGKPVKAATLRAALEARGYRVLQTDLEDRTDNDEAFGWCETGTIDRRGHDLEDDLARHILQEIERLTERILRLFDAGWTSVRVVTDHGWLWVPGGLPKVDLPKHLAASRWKRCAVIEGESQVDALIAPWYWNISQYFATAPGIACFNASPSYAHGGLSIQECLIPDLLVERGSGSSHRAIIRSVTWRRMRCFVEAECSLERVVADLRLERPDGISVVSSTKKLDKDGTTSLVVADDAYENKNLVLVLLDQEGNVLAQRKTKVGDSL is encoded by the coding sequence ATGCAGAAGGTTGCATCTGTGACTCTCCTGGATGAACTGGTTGCCTCATTGCGTGCCTGTGACACGACTCCGGATGGCATGGTTCGTCCTGCAGCAATTTTGTGGACAGACCCAAAACGGCAATGGCTGCCGCTGAAAGCCATGCTTTTGGACTGTTTGCCTGAACTGATCGTTTTAGGGGACTATGATCCTGCTCACCGAACCGGGCCGGCAATCTGGATTCGCTGTGTGGTAGATCGTACGTTGGAGGATCCGAAAATTCCTGAGGATCGTGTGCCGATTGTCTACTTGCCTGGTGTGGCAAGGCAGGACTTGCGTACGGGTGAGGACTGCCCGATAGAGTTGAGACCCCTTGTTGAATTGATGTTTCGAGGAACACTGTGGTTGCAGCGCGGTGGTCACGACTGGACGGTCACAGCCTTTCTGACTTCACCGCATGGGCTTGCTTTGGATCTTGCAAGGGATCAGGATACGCTCGATGCATTGGAACGGGCACTCCGTGAGGTGGCTCAGACCCCTGTTGACCAACTTCGGGGACGTCGGCTTGAAGCAGAGGATTTTGACAAACTCCTTTCGACTGATGTCATACGTGATCTGCTGAGATGGATGAGCGATCCGAAAACAACAAAGGAACGGATGGGTACCGAGCGTTGGGAAGCATTCCGCAACCAATGTCGGGCACAGTTTGACTTCGATCCCGAGAAAGACGGTGAGATCACCGCCGGCGAGCGACTGGGCTTGAGGGAAGGGCCATGGAAAGAGGTATGGGAGCGTTTTGAAGAGTCTCCTCAAGTATTTCCAGGAATTCCTGATCTGCTTCGGCGTTCGCAGCCGGATGAGCTTCTTTTCGAGCGTGCACCATGGCCGAACCTTAACGATCAGGATGAAGAGGGGGTTCGGATTGAACTTGCCGGACTAAAGAATCTTTCACACACCGAAGCGTGTACCAAGGTGTTGGAACTTGAGCAAAAGCACGCCGAACGCCGGAGATGGGTCTGGGCCCGACTTGGCCTTTCGCCGATGGCCGCGGTACTTGAACCGCTAGCGCGGCTCGCCCGCGTGGCTCGGTCGGCTCTCGGGGGAAGTACGCCAGATGAGATCGCGAATGCTTATGTGGAAGGTGCTTGGGAGGCCGACGCGGCATCCTGGGAGGCGGTGACTCTGGCTCCAATCGCTGATGAGGCTCTTATCAAAAACACCGTTCGAATTTTGCTCGAACCATGGCTGGACGAATCGGCTCGTGCGTTTCAGCGAGCGGTCGAAATGCATTCGTTTCCAGGTAAGGGAAAACAAGAATCCGTAGCAGGCGAGCCAAGTATGTGTCTTCTGTTCGTGGATGGCCTTCGTTACGATGTCGGGCGGAAGCTTGCCGAACGGCTGGAAGCCAAAGGGTGTCGTGTCCAGGTTCGATGGCGATGGGCAGCTTTGCCGACGGTGACAGCGACAGCAAAACCTGCTGTCACGCCGGTCGCTGGTGATATTGTGGGTGACGAACTCCCTGAGGATTTTACCCCGAGGTTTTCTGAGAGTGGTAAACCTGTCAAAGCAGCAACGCTTAGAGCCGCTTTGGAGGCACGGGGATACCGGGTATTGCAAACCGACTTAGAAGACCGAACTGACAACGACGAAGCATTCGGTTGGTGCGAGACGGGTACAATCGACCGCCGGGGACATGACCTTGAAGACGATCTGGCCCGACATATCCTACAGGAAATTGAACGTTTGACTGAACGAATCCTGAGATTGTTCGATGCCGGTTGGACATCCGTGCGTGTGGTGACTGACCACGGTTGGCTCTGGGTTCCTGGAGGGTTGCCCAAGGTCGATCTGCCCAAGCATCTAGCGGCAAGTCGTTGGAAGCGATGTGCCGTCATTGAAGGAGAATCACAAGTTGATGCGTTGATTGCACCTTGGTATTGGAATATATCCCAGTATTTTGCAACTGCACCCGGGATCGCCTGTTTCAATGCCTCACCAAGTTATGCGCACGGTGGACTCAGTATTCAGGAGTGCCTGATTCCTGATTTGCTCGTCGAAAGAGGAAGTGGATCGTCACATCGAGCTATTATCAGATCAGTGACTTGGCGCAGGATGCGCTGTTTTGTTGAGGCGGAATGCTCATTGGAAAGAGTGGTTGCCGATCTCCGTCTTGAACGACCCGACGGGATTTCCGTGGTTTCATCCACCAAGAAACTGGATAAGGACGGCACGACCAGTTTGGTCGTTGCCGATGATGCATACGAAAACAAGAATCTGGTTCTGGTCCTTCTGGACCAAGAAGGAAATGTTCTCGCTCAGCGGAAAACCAAGGTGGGAGATTCCTTATGA
- the brxL gene encoding BREX system Lon protease-like protein BrxL yields MITPVEMDRLDEIAASVFEGYLVRKDLVRKYARQYPVPTYVVEFLLGRYCASTNEEEIQEGLEIVGKQLKGRTVRTGEEELFKARAREEGSVKLIDIVKARLDAKNDCYVAELPSLNLRDVQIADSLVKENERMLTDGFYTEVTLEYDPIVAQEKNGRPFRIAALRPIQMSSPNVLDVLAKGRQVFTTDEWRDFLIRSIGLEPSVLSERAKMVTMLRMVPFVERNYNLVELGPRGTGKSHLFQQISPYSHLISGGKATVAKMFVNNANGQRGLVCQYDVVCFDEISGISFDQKDGVNIMKGYMASGEFSRGKESIRAEGGIVMVGNFDVDVEQQQRIGHLLSPLPKEMRDDTAFHDRIHAFAPGWDFPKLNPHEHLTNHFGLVSDFLSECWHRLRETSRVHVLQNRVFWGGALSGRDIEAVNKTVSGLLKLLFPDPEMPIPDHDLEWIVRLALESRRRVKEQQKRCLKSEFRNTHFSYKLGADGVEQFVATPELHSDEAIEGDPLPPG; encoded by the coding sequence ATGATTACTCCTGTTGAAATGGATCGTCTCGACGAGATTGCTGCGTCTGTCTTTGAAGGATACCTCGTCCGTAAAGACTTGGTTCGAAAGTATGCCCGACAGTATCCTGTCCCAACCTACGTGGTGGAGTTCCTCCTGGGCAGGTATTGTGCAAGCACCAATGAGGAGGAAATCCAAGAGGGGCTGGAAATTGTCGGGAAGCAGTTGAAAGGCCGAACGGTACGTACCGGGGAAGAAGAGCTTTTCAAGGCCAGGGCACGGGAGGAAGGCTCAGTCAAGCTGATTGATATCGTCAAGGCCAGACTCGACGCAAAAAACGACTGCTATGTGGCCGAATTGCCGAGTCTGAATCTGCGTGACGTTCAGATCGCCGATTCGCTCGTAAAAGAGAACGAGAGGATGTTGACGGATGGGTTTTACACCGAGGTAACGCTCGAATATGACCCGATTGTGGCCCAGGAGAAAAATGGGCGTCCATTTCGGATAGCAGCGTTGCGACCGATCCAGATGTCCAGTCCAAACGTTCTTGACGTATTGGCAAAGGGGCGGCAAGTTTTTACCACCGATGAATGGCGTGATTTTCTCATTCGATCCATTGGATTGGAGCCATCTGTTCTGAGCGAACGGGCTAAAATGGTGACCATGCTTCGTATGGTGCCGTTCGTCGAGCGCAATTACAACCTTGTCGAACTCGGACCGCGGGGGACAGGAAAGAGCCATCTGTTTCAGCAGATATCCCCCTATTCGCATTTGATATCGGGCGGGAAGGCCACAGTGGCCAAAATGTTTGTTAACAACGCGAACGGTCAACGTGGATTAGTCTGCCAGTATGATGTTGTTTGTTTCGATGAGATATCCGGAATCTCCTTCGATCAGAAGGATGGCGTTAATATCATGAAAGGGTATATGGCCTCTGGTGAGTTCAGCCGCGGGAAGGAGAGTATCCGGGCCGAAGGCGGAATCGTGATGGTGGGGAACTTCGATGTGGATGTTGAACAGCAACAAAGGATCGGGCATTTGTTGAGCCCCCTGCCGAAGGAAATGCGGGATGATACAGCGTTTCACGACCGAATCCATGCTTTTGCCCCAGGGTGGGATTTCCCAAAGCTCAATCCGCATGAACATTTGACGAATCACTTCGGTCTTGTCAGCGACTTTCTCAGTGAATGCTGGCATCGTTTGCGAGAAACAAGTCGAGTCCATGTCCTACAGAACAGAGTGTTTTGGGGAGGTGCACTAAGCGGACGTGACATAGAGGCAGTTAATAAAACGGTTAGTGGCTTGTTGAAGCTCCTTTTTCCTGATCCGGAGATGCCCATTCCGGACCATGACCTTGAATGGATCGTTCGTCTGGCCCTCGAATCCCGCCGGCGTGTGAAAGAGCAACAGAAACGCTGTCTCAAGAGCGAATTCCGTAATACCCATTTTAGCTACAAATTAGGTGCCGACGGAGTGGAGCAGTTTGTAGCCACGCCCGAATTGCATAGCGATGAGGCCATTGAAGGTGATCCTTTGCCCCCTGGCTAG